Sequence from the Sphingobacteriaceae bacterium GW460-11-11-14-LB5 genome:
AACACAACATTTTCCAGATTCACCAAATCAGCCAAATTTCCCATCAACGGTTTTAAAGCCTGGGCAAGTGTATAAAACGAGCTCGTTATATAAATTTACCAAATAATTATTTTGGTGATCACCATATTCCAGCAATGAAAAAATAAAAACGGCCTGTAGAAATGCAGGCCGTTTTTATTTAGAAAAGCTCCTGTAAAACAGGATCTGTATAATTGTCTATAAAAGCTATAATGTTCGTGTAAGCTGCAAATTCTTCCTTGGTGTGCATGGTTGTCAGTGCAACACACCTCATTCCGGCATGCAGTGCTGCTTCAACACCTTTTGGTGCATCTTCAAAAACAATACATTCGCTGGCTGCAACACCTAAAATTTCAGCCCCTTTGCTAAAGGTTTCAGGATCTGGTTTACTGTTTACCACATCTTCGGCGCTTACTATAGTTTTAAAATAAGAGCGGATATTTAAATTATCGAGTACGAAGTTGATATTGAAGGGAATAGCTGCCGAACCAATTGCCATTTGAACGCCTGATTGTTTTGCTTTTTCTAAAAAATCACCCAGTCCGGCTATTAACGTCAAATGTTTTTTATACGCAGCCTGATACCTGTGTTCTTTTTCGATAGAAATCTGATCAATCTGTTCCTGTGAGAAATGACCAACACCAAAAACACGTTCCAACAAATCCTGGTTTTTACCATACATCTGTTTTTTAACGGCATCGAAGCTTATGCTTGCACCTAAATCCTGTGTAAGGATATTATGCCAGGCATGGTTGTGGAAAGCCATATCATCAATCATGGTTCCATTCAGATCGAAA
This genomic interval carries:
- a CDS encoding haloacid dehalogenase; the protein is MTNNKPKAFLFDLNGTMIDDMAFHNHAWHNILTQDLGASISFDAVKKQMYGKNQDLLERVFGVGHFSQEQIDQISIEKEHRYQAAYKKHLTLIAGLGDFLEKAKQSGVQMAIGSAAIPFNINFVLDNLNIRSYFKTIVSAEDVVNSKPDPETFSKGAEILGVAASECIVFEDAPKGVEAALHAGMRCVALTTMHTKEEFAAYTNIIAFIDNYTDPVLQELF